A single window of Gossypium arboreum isolate Shixiya-1 chromosome 13, ASM2569848v2, whole genome shotgun sequence DNA harbors:
- the LOC108464023 gene encoding uncharacterized protein LOC108464023 yields the protein MRIPILSLFPALFLTFFLTAHSPPSSIYDHLKHNGLPIGLLPKGISDFSIDPNTNRFHVNLTQPCNSEFEIQLHYDFNISGVLSFGKIANLSGVSQQELFLWFPVINIRVDDPTSGLINFDVGVVDKQFSLSLFEIPRDCTAFDPKGSLFISQKPSELLGTEIVEEHMLRAIS from the exons ATGAGAATTCCAATTCTCTCTCTCTTTCCCGCCCTTTTTCTGACTTTCTTTCTCACTGCACACTCACCCCCTTCTTCAATATACGACCACTTGAAACACAACGGCCTCCCTATAGGTCTCCTCCCTAAGGGGATTTCTGATTTCTCAATTGACCCCAACACCAACCGTTTCCACGTCAACCTAACCCAACCCTGCAACTCCGAATTCGAGATCCAGCTCCATTACGATTTCAACATCTCCGGTGTCTTGTCTTTCGGCAAGATCGCTAATTTGTCTGGTGTCTCCCAACAGGAACTCTTCTTATGGTTTCCTGTCATTAACATTCGCGTCGATGATCCAACCTCCGGTTTGATCAACTTCGATGTCGGCGTTGTTGATAAGCAGTTCTCCTTGTCCTTGTTCGAGATCCCCCGTGATTGCACCGCTTTTGATCCTAAGGGTTCCCTCTTCATTTCTCAG AAACCATCTGAGTTACTTGGTACTGAAATTGTTGAGGAGCACATGCTGAGGGCCATATCATAG
- the LOC108464022 gene encoding biotin carboxyl carrier protein of acetyl-CoA carboxylase, chloroplastic-like isoform X1, with protein sequence MASSLSTPPSASLSSVVKTTATLPFLSLSKVSFRFSSRPNLRFFSKLQSLQTGQNDSAVVKAQLNEVSVDGSSNDSTIPPVNSGSSTPEPQDAKPSSNVSPPALATEESISEFLNQVSSLVKLVDSRDIVELQLKQLDCELIIRKNVALPQPPSAAPVAMSQASSLPPVGPPTQTAPASAPTTSGQAPAVATPPSFPAPKSAKSLLPPLKCPMAGTFYTSPGPGEPPFVKVGDKVQKGQVLCIIEAMKLMNEIEADQSGTIVEILVEDGKAVSVDAPLFVIEP encoded by the exons ATGGCTTCTTCACTCTCAACTCCACCCTCCGCTTCCCTCTCTTCCGTCGTTAAAACTACCGCCACCTTGCCTTTCCTTTCGCTCTCCAAGGTCTCTTTTCGCTTCTCTTCGAGGCCAAACCTCCGATTCTTCTCCAAG CTGCAGAGTTTGCAGACTGGTCAGAACGATTCTGCAGTGGTGAAGGCCCAATTGAATGAG GTTTCTGTAGATGGATCATCAAATGATTCTACTATCCCTCCAGTCAATTCAGGGTCATCCACACCAGAACCCCAGGATGCTAAGCCATCAAGTAATGTCTCTCCTCCAGCTTTGGCCACAGAAGAATCAATCTCAGAGTTCCTTAATCAAGTTTCAAGTCTAGTCAA GCTAGTTGATTCGAGAGATATTGTAGAGTTGCAGCTTAAACAACTTGACTGTGAACTGATAATTCGCAAAAATGTGGCCTTGCCCCAACCACCCTCTGCAGCCCCTGTTGCTATGTCGCAAGCATCCTCTCTACCACCAGTAGGGCCTCCAACCCAAACTGCCCCTGCCTCTGCCCCTACAACTTCTGGTCAAGCACCTGCTGTTGCAACTCCACCATCTTTTCCAGCTCCCAAGTCAGCCAAATCTTTGCTTCCACCTCTTAAATGTCCAATGGCTGGTACATTCTACACAAGTCCGGGTCCTGGTGAACCACCATTTGTGAAG gttggagacaaagtgcaAAAGGGTCAGGTGTTATGCATCATTGAAGCAATGAAGTTGATGAATGAAATAGAA GCTGATCAATCAGGAACCATAGTCGAGATCCTTGTAGAAGATGGCAAAGCAGTCAGCGTTGATGCG CCTCTGTTCGTGATTGAACCTTGA
- the LOC108464022 gene encoding biotin carboxyl carrier protein of acetyl-CoA carboxylase, chloroplastic-like isoform X2, whose protein sequence is MASSLSTPPSASLSSVVKTTATLPFLSLSKVSFRFSSRPNLRFFSKSLQTGQNDSAVVKAQLNEVSVDGSSNDSTIPPVNSGSSTPEPQDAKPSSNVSPPALATEESISEFLNQVSSLVKLVDSRDIVELQLKQLDCELIIRKNVALPQPPSAAPVAMSQASSLPPVGPPTQTAPASAPTTSGQAPAVATPPSFPAPKSAKSLLPPLKCPMAGTFYTSPGPGEPPFVKVGDKVQKGQVLCIIEAMKLMNEIEADQSGTIVEILVEDGKAVSVDAPLFVIEP, encoded by the exons ATGGCTTCTTCACTCTCAACTCCACCCTCCGCTTCCCTCTCTTCCGTCGTTAAAACTACCGCCACCTTGCCTTTCCTTTCGCTCTCCAAGGTCTCTTTTCGCTTCTCTTCGAGGCCAAACCTCCGATTCTTCTCCAAG AGTTTGCAGACTGGTCAGAACGATTCTGCAGTGGTGAAGGCCCAATTGAATGAG GTTTCTGTAGATGGATCATCAAATGATTCTACTATCCCTCCAGTCAATTCAGGGTCATCCACACCAGAACCCCAGGATGCTAAGCCATCAAGTAATGTCTCTCCTCCAGCTTTGGCCACAGAAGAATCAATCTCAGAGTTCCTTAATCAAGTTTCAAGTCTAGTCAA GCTAGTTGATTCGAGAGATATTGTAGAGTTGCAGCTTAAACAACTTGACTGTGAACTGATAATTCGCAAAAATGTGGCCTTGCCCCAACCACCCTCTGCAGCCCCTGTTGCTATGTCGCAAGCATCCTCTCTACCACCAGTAGGGCCTCCAACCCAAACTGCCCCTGCCTCTGCCCCTACAACTTCTGGTCAAGCACCTGCTGTTGCAACTCCACCATCTTTTCCAGCTCCCAAGTCAGCCAAATCTTTGCTTCCACCTCTTAAATGTCCAATGGCTGGTACATTCTACACAAGTCCGGGTCCTGGTGAACCACCATTTGTGAAG gttggagacaaagtgcaAAAGGGTCAGGTGTTATGCATCATTGAAGCAATGAAGTTGATGAATGAAATAGAA GCTGATCAATCAGGAACCATAGTCGAGATCCTTGTAGAAGATGGCAAAGCAGTCAGCGTTGATGCG CCTCTGTTCGTGATTGAACCTTGA